A genome region from Primulina eburnea isolate SZY01 chromosome 9, ASM2296580v1, whole genome shotgun sequence includes the following:
- the LOC140841115 gene encoding peptide methionine sulfoxide reductase A1-like — MLLKTSSISSLPLLSSIFKPSFSLPKLPPLKPFNFPCTPIPRPSNLFAAPRMSWLNKFGFGLRSASDSAVDSSSSIAQGPDDDTPAPGQEFAQFGAGCFWGTELAFQRVPGVTKTEVGYTQGYLHNPTYEDVCTGTTNHSEVVRLQYDPKECSFEALLDVFWARHDPTTLNRQGNDVGTQYRSGIYFYTPKQEKAAIESKDRQQKLLDREIVTEILPAKKFYRAEEYHQQYLAKGGRFGFRQSSEKGCNDPIRCYG; from the exons ATGCTCCTAAAAACCTCCTCCATTTCCTCTCTTCCCCTCCTCTCCTCCATCTTCAAGCCTTCTTTTTCCCTTCCCAAGCTGCCCCCGCTCAAACCCTTTAATTTCCCTTGTACCCCCATCCCCCGGCCCTCCAATCTCTTCGCCGCCCCCAGGATGAGCTGGCTCAACAAGTTTGGATTCGGTCTGCGTTCCGCTTCCGATTCCGCCGTCGACTCCTCGTCTTCCATTGCGCAGGGCCCGGATGACGACACACCGGCTCCGGGTCAGGAGTTTGCCCAATTCGGGGCCGGTTGCTTCTGGGGAACCGAATTGGCTTTCCAGAGGGTGCCGGGTGTGACCAAGACGGAGGTTGGGTACACGCAAGGGTATTTGCACAATCCCACTTACGAGGATGTGTGCACGGGTACTACGAATCATTCGGAAGTGGTTCGGCTTCAGTATGATCCGAAAGAGTGCAGCTTTGAGGCTTTGCTTGATGTTTTCTGGGCCAGGCATGACCCCACAACGCTCAATCGCCAA GGTAATGACGTAGGGACTCAGTACAGATCTGGAATATACTTCTATACACCCAAGCAAGAAAAAGCAGCCATCGAGTCAAAAGATAGGCAACAAAAACTCCTCGACAGAGAAATTGTCACCGAGATACTTCCAGCCAAGAAATTTTACCGAGCAGAGGAGTATCACCAGCAGTATCTTGCAAAAGGTGGCCGATTTGGTTTCAGGCAATCAAGTGAGAAAGGTTGCAACGACCCAATTCGATGCTACGGCTAA